In the Pseudolabrys taiwanensis genome, one interval contains:
- a CDS encoding methyl-accepting chemotaxis protein: MSKFADLKILYKILACFILFAIASVGSIWFATSKMAMIDGLYSTLLSKEARAADNATRANAVLTRFILSNYRIIAEVNAADMQKAIAEKEANEKRFLTLLQLVKQQVPDQVATFDGYQRKFEAMLPQYKNVEALGLSNKNDEARAAIAKIAVPMAELQRQFIETSNDLVKRVDVASDAASATTNQTIYLTYAAIAIAMVAVFGIAILIVQTMIAGPLSRLVPELNKVAEGNFNVSLQSTNRKDEIGQITTAVELVVEKVGTTISGIRMSANEVTNASAEISTSTTDLSQRTEEQAASLEETTASMSEISDTVRKNADNARQANEFATETSVVAERGGAVVSEAVTAMAHIEESSRKISDIIGVIDEIARQTNLLALNAAVEAARAGEAGRGFAVVASEVRSLAQRSSQAAKDIKDLITNSNSQVKSGVDLVNKAGESLSEITASIKKVATVVADIANASIEQSTGIEQINRALTQMDEVTQQNSALVEENAATARTLESQAKSMDERVAQFRLRGNESIVRNVRQATPTAAVEMPVKPAPTAAPKRAVARMAAAGGARRMQSALAAAVQSDEWKDF; encoded by the coding sequence ATGTCGAAATTCGCCGATCTCAAGATCCTGTACAAGATTCTCGCCTGTTTCATCCTGTTTGCGATTGCGAGCGTCGGGTCGATTTGGTTTGCGACCTCGAAAATGGCGATGATCGACGGCCTCTATTCGACCTTGCTCAGCAAGGAAGCGCGGGCGGCGGACAACGCGACGCGGGCCAACGCGGTTCTGACCCGTTTCATCCTGTCGAACTACCGAATCATCGCCGAGGTAAATGCCGCCGATATGCAGAAGGCGATTGCCGAGAAGGAAGCGAACGAGAAGCGCTTCCTGACACTGCTGCAGCTTGTGAAGCAGCAGGTGCCGGATCAAGTCGCGACTTTCGACGGCTACCAGAGGAAGTTCGAGGCAATGTTGCCTCAGTATAAGAATGTTGAAGCGCTCGGCCTCTCCAATAAGAACGACGAGGCGCGTGCCGCTATCGCTAAGATCGCGGTGCCGATGGCCGAATTGCAGCGGCAGTTTATCGAAACCTCCAACGATCTGGTCAAGCGGGTCGACGTAGCCTCGGACGCGGCGAGCGCCACGACGAATCAGACGATCTATTTGACGTATGCCGCGATCGCTATCGCGATGGTCGCGGTCTTCGGGATCGCAATCCTGATCGTACAGACGATGATCGCGGGGCCGCTTTCACGGCTCGTGCCCGAATTGAACAAGGTCGCGGAGGGCAACTTCAACGTTTCCCTGCAGTCGACCAACCGCAAGGACGAGATTGGCCAGATCACCACTGCCGTCGAGTTGGTGGTGGAGAAGGTCGGAACGACCATCAGCGGCATTCGGATGTCGGCCAACGAGGTGACCAATGCCTCGGCCGAGATTTCGACAAGCACCACCGATCTGTCGCAGCGCACGGAAGAACAGGCGGCGAGCCTCGAGGAGACGACCGCGTCGATGTCGGAAATCTCCGATACCGTACGCAAGAACGCCGACAACGCGCGTCAAGCCAACGAATTCGCCACCGAAACGAGCGTCGTCGCCGAGCGTGGCGGTGCCGTGGTCAGCGAGGCGGTCACCGCCATGGCGCATATCGAAGAGTCGTCGCGCAAGATTTCCGACATCATCGGCGTCATCGACGAGATCGCCCGCCAGACGAACCTGCTCGCCCTCAACGCGGCGGTCGAGGCCGCGCGCGCTGGCGAGGCCGGCCGTGGTTTCGCCGTGGTCGCGTCGGAAGTCCGCAGCCTCGCGCAGCGTTCGTCGCAGGCGGCGAAGGACATCAAGGATCTCATCACGAACTCCAACAGCCAAGTGAAAAGCGGTGTCGATCTGGTCAACAAGGCCGGTGAATCGCTCAGCGAGATCACGGCGTCGATCAAGAAAGTCGCTACCGTTGTCGCCGACATCGCGAATGCCAGCATCGAGCAGTCGACCGGCATCGAACAGATCAACCGCGCCCTCACTCAGATGGACGAGGTGACGCAGCAGAACTCGGCTTTGGTCGAGGAAAATGCCGCGACCGCGCGGACGCTGGAATCGCAGGCGAAGTCGATGGACGAACGCGTGGCGCAATTCCGCTTGCGCGGCAACGAGAGCATCGTCCGCAACGTGCGCCAGGCCACGCCCACCGCTGCGGTCGAGATGCCAGTCAAACCGGCGCCGACAGCCGCGCCGAAGCGCGCGGTTGCGCGGATGGCGGCAGCCGGCGGCGCGCGCCGGATGCAGAGCGCGCTTGCGGCAGCCGTGCAGTCCGACGAGTGGAAAGACTTCTGA
- a CDS encoding RidA family protein — MLEPISPNPESDAKLAYSQGMVVRGETRTLYISGQVAADAAGQVAPDFEGQVRQVWTNLIGVLSAANMKVTDLIKVTAFLTDTKDFPVYVKLRAEFLSGHKPTSTLLVVSALARPEWKIEVEAVAVSTSG, encoded by the coding sequence ATGCTCGAACCTATCTCGCCCAATCCGGAATCCGACGCCAAGCTCGCTTACAGCCAAGGCATGGTCGTGCGGGGTGAAACGCGCACGCTCTATATCTCGGGCCAAGTCGCCGCCGATGCCGCCGGGCAGGTCGCGCCAGACTTCGAAGGTCAGGTACGGCAGGTTTGGACCAACCTGATTGGTGTGCTCTCGGCGGCGAATATGAAAGTGACGGACCTGATCAAGGTCACGGCATTTCTGACCGACACCAAGGACTTTCCGGTCTATGTTAAGCTGCGGGCTGAGTTTCTCTCCGGTCATAAACCGACGTCGACCTTGCTGGTCGTGTCGGCATTGGCTCGCCCGGAGTGGAAGATCGAGGTCGAAGCCGTGGCGGTGAGTACGTCGGGCTGA
- a CDS encoding alpha/beta hydrolase gives MQAIDDALEAQYALRKRHPERDEVYDDHRRRSAALRADGNCKLDVRYGGGARCLLDIFPAGEGAPVLFFIHGGYWRALDKSYVSFIAEPYRAAGMTVVLPGYDLVPAVSVGGIVDQIRAAFAWVVEHLKPDRIVVAGHSAGGQLAAMLALDQAGRGEGPIVGFVGISGAFDLRPLLQTSINHDLKLSTDEAAEASPLLRLSRLPAGAPLVPFLGAVGGAETNGFKQWTADLVTDWRARGGTATYCELPGCSHFTVLDRMAETDNEVLRAIAGFLA, from the coding sequence TTGCAAGCAATCGATGACGCCCTCGAGGCGCAATACGCGCTGCGCAAACGCCACCCTGAACGTGACGAGGTTTACGACGACCACCGGCGCCGCAGCGCGGCGCTGCGTGCGGACGGCAACTGCAAGCTGGACGTTCGATATGGCGGGGGGGCGCGCTGCCTGCTGGACATCTTCCCGGCCGGGGAAGGCGCGCCGGTGCTGTTCTTCATCCACGGCGGCTATTGGCGCGCGCTCGACAAATCCTACGTCTCGTTCATCGCCGAGCCGTATCGGGCCGCCGGGATGACCGTGGTGCTCCCGGGTTACGACCTCGTGCCGGCGGTGAGCGTCGGCGGCATCGTCGACCAGATCCGGGCGGCCTTCGCCTGGGTTGTTGAGCATCTTAAGCCGGACCGCATCGTCGTTGCCGGCCATTCGGCCGGCGGCCAATTGGCGGCAATGCTGGCCCTCGATCAGGCTGGGCGTGGGGAGGGGCCGATTGTCGGCTTTGTCGGCATTAGCGGCGCCTTCGATCTGCGCCCGCTGTTGCAAACTTCGATCAATCACGATTTGAAGCTGTCGACGGACGAAGCCGCCGAGGCGAGCCCGCTCTTGCGTCTCTCGCGCCTGCCCGCCGGTGCGCCTTTGGTGCCGTTCTTGGGCGCGGTCGGTGGCGCGGAGACCAACGGATTCAAGCAATGGACCGCCGATCTCGTTACCGACTGGCGCGCGCGCGGCGGGACGGCTACTTATTGCGAGCTTCCCGGCTGTAGCCATTTCACCGTATTGGACCGCATGGCCGAGACCGATAACGAGGTGCTGCGCGCCATCGCTGGCTTTCTTGCCTGA
- a CDS encoding ABC transporter ATP-binding protein: MLEVDSLTAGYGNTQVLHSISLRVEAGQSVCLIGANGAGKTTLLRCLAGLLRPSKGHIRVEGKDVALASASARLDHGVTLVPEGRRVFTPMSVRENLEMGAFRRLWPRRDRAVAADMDMVFELFPRLRERQSQIAGLLSGGEQQMLAIGRALMSRPRLLLLDEPSMGLAPKVVQEIFATIRRLNKEGMSILLAEQNANMALRSADWGYVIAEGEIVRQAESDALTRDPAVRAAYLGL, translated from the coding sequence ATGCTTGAGGTTGATTCGCTCACTGCCGGTTATGGCAACACTCAGGTGCTGCACAGTATCTCGCTACGCGTTGAAGCGGGGCAGTCGGTCTGCCTGATTGGTGCCAACGGTGCGGGCAAGACGACGTTGTTGCGTTGCCTTGCGGGCCTGTTGCGGCCGAGCAAGGGGCACATCCGCGTCGAAGGCAAGGATGTCGCCCTGGCCTCCGCCTCCGCGCGTCTCGACCATGGCGTCACGCTGGTGCCCGAGGGCCGCCGCGTTTTCACGCCGATGAGCGTCCGCGAAAATCTTGAGATGGGGGCCTTCCGCCGTTTGTGGCCGCGCCGCGATCGCGCCGTCGCTGCCGACATGGACATGGTGTTCGAGCTCTTTCCGCGGCTGCGCGAGCGACAGAGCCAGATCGCCGGCCTGCTGTCCGGTGGCGAGCAGCAGATGTTGGCGATCGGTCGCGCGCTGATGTCGCGGCCGCGGTTGTTGCTGCTCGATGAGCCGTCGATGGGCTTGGCGCCGAAGGTCGTACAGGAAATCTTCGCCACCATCCGGCGGCTGAACAAAGAAGGCATGTCGATCCTGCTTGCCGAGCAGAATGCCAACATGGCGTTGCGAAGCGCGGACTGGGGTTACGTCATCGCCGAAGGCGAGATCGTGCGGCAGGCCGAAAGCGACGCGCTCACGCGCGATCCCGCGGTACGCGCAGCCTATCTCGGACTTTAG
- a CDS encoding ABC transporter ATP-binding protein yields the protein MSDSLLRVESLNCYFAGLRAVAELSFDVQPGEIKAVIGPNGAGKSTLFNMIAGVTRPTSGEIWFDGSRIDNLPTFRRARLGIARTFQNLQIFREMTVLENVMVGRHMQGQSSVMGALLYTPALRAENRAMTETALDLLARFELDTKAQVLAGDLSFGQMKVLELARALASKPRLLLLDEPAAGLPQAEAEHIGQIITALNRDGMTVLLVEHNMRMVMSLSHDILVLNNGLRIAEGDADHVRRHPDVLAAYLGDAEYA from the coding sequence ATGAGCGACAGCCTGCTGCGCGTCGAATCGCTCAACTGCTATTTCGCCGGCTTGCGCGCGGTTGCCGAGCTGAGCTTCGACGTGCAGCCTGGCGAGATCAAAGCGGTGATCGGGCCGAACGGCGCCGGCAAAAGCACGTTGTTCAATATGATCGCCGGCGTCACGCGGCCGACCTCCGGCGAGATCTGGTTTGACGGTAGCCGCATCGACAACCTACCGACCTTTCGTCGCGCGCGTCTTGGCATCGCCCGGACATTCCAGAACCTGCAGATTTTCCGCGAGATGACTGTCTTGGAAAATGTCATGGTCGGGCGGCACATGCAGGGCCAGTCCAGTGTGATGGGCGCGCTCTTGTACACACCGGCCCTGCGGGCCGAGAATCGCGCGATGACGGAAACCGCGCTCGATCTGCTGGCGCGGTTCGAACTCGACACCAAGGCACAGGTCCTCGCCGGCGATTTGAGCTTCGGTCAGATGAAGGTGCTGGAGTTGGCGAGAGCTCTCGCGTCGAAGCCGCGCCTGCTGTTATTGGACGAGCCTGCCGCCGGCCTGCCGCAAGCTGAAGCCGAGCACATCGGCCAAATCATCACAGCGCTGAACCGTGACGGCATGACCGTGCTCCTGGTCGAGCACAATATGCGCATGGTGATGTCGCTCTCGCACGACATTCTCGTGCTCAACAACGGTCTGCGCATTGCGGAAGGCGACGCCGATCACGTACGTCGCCATCCCGACGTGCTGGCCGCTTATCTGGGCGACGCTGAATATGCTTGA
- a CDS encoding branched-chain amino acid ABC transporter permease, which produces MNTAVTARAARPWHLSDHARLLIVWFALLVIPFLAPNAYVVSLANMMFINIILIASLNLLMGYGGQISLGHAGFYGLGAYVSGVLGVKFGLSAWVGLPAAALITGLAALLIGIPVLRLRGLYLSMATLGWNAILVVLFNRLVDITGGPNGLLGVRPFSFGDFALDNDFRQFPLVWLVALLVMLAILNFLRSRIGRAVRAVATNELGADAVGIDSFRTKLLVFVLTAGMAGIAGSLYVHVNQFASPETFSVSSSILLVVMVAIGGSGSFWGPILGAAIYTAVPQVLLDYEDAELMLFGLAMLIVLIISPTGLAGIPSALRRRFARRAA; this is translated from the coding sequence ATGAACACAGCCGTCACAGCTCGTGCCGCACGTCCGTGGCATCTCTCGGATCATGCGCGGTTGTTGATCGTCTGGTTCGCGTTGCTGGTGATTCCCTTCCTGGCGCCGAATGCCTATGTGGTCTCGCTCGCGAACATGATGTTCATCAACATCATCCTGATCGCGAGCCTCAATCTGCTGATGGGCTATGGCGGGCAGATTTCGCTCGGCCATGCCGGGTTTTATGGCCTCGGCGCTTATGTGAGCGGCGTGCTTGGGGTGAAGTTCGGCCTCAGCGCCTGGGTCGGCCTGCCGGCAGCGGCGTTGATCACGGGCCTCGCCGCGCTGCTGATCGGCATTCCGGTGTTGCGCCTGCGCGGGCTTTATTTGTCCATGGCGACGCTTGGCTGGAACGCCATCCTGGTCGTACTGTTCAATCGTCTGGTCGACATCACCGGCGGCCCCAATGGCCTTCTCGGTGTCAGGCCGTTCAGTTTCGGCGACTTCGCGCTCGACAACGATTTCCGTCAGTTCCCGCTGGTGTGGCTGGTCGCGCTCCTGGTCATGCTGGCGATCCTCAATTTCCTGCGCTCGCGCATCGGCCGCGCCGTGCGCGCGGTCGCGACCAACGAGTTGGGTGCGGACGCCGTCGGCATCGACAGCTTCCGCACCAAGCTGCTCGTGTTCGTGCTGACGGCGGGCATGGCCGGCATCGCCGGTAGTCTCTACGTCCACGTCAATCAGTTCGCGTCGCCGGAAACTTTCAGCGTCTCCAGTTCCATCCTGCTGGTGGTGATGGTGGCGATCGGCGGCAGCGGCAGCTTCTGGGGGCCGATCCTCGGCGCGGCGATCTACACTGCCGTGCCGCAGGTGCTGCTCGACTACGAAGACGCCGAGCTGATGCTGTTCGGCCTGGCGATGCTGATCGTGCTGATCATCTCGCCCACCGGCCTCGCCGGCATACCCTCCGCGCTGCGCCGGCGGTTCGCCCGGAGGGCGGCATGA
- a CDS encoding branched-chain amino acid ABC transporter permease: MHTGSAVLQLLVAGIGTGSIYALIALGFNVVFKSTGAMNFAQGEWVVMGGMTSALLFAATNNILLACLAAVLIIIVVGIVSERLVIWPLRRPNALLITLVSIGLAICTRSLVMLVLGKKPVGYPGFSSTATLEVAGITVQTQTLWIIGVTLVFLIAMHLFFERSIMGKALRAAAADRDAAAIVGVRVETTVMLSFAIAALAGALAGAIITPLTLSSYDQGAMFGFKGFSAAMLGGVGSLPGAIVGGLALGLLEAFGSFYISSDFKDAIAFAVLLLILFVRPSGFLGRADVVKV; encoded by the coding sequence ATGCACACCGGATCCGCTGTCCTCCAACTTTTGGTCGCCGGCATCGGCACGGGCAGCATCTACGCGCTCATCGCGCTCGGCTTCAACGTGGTCTTCAAAAGCACGGGTGCGATGAACTTCGCGCAAGGAGAGTGGGTCGTGATGGGCGGCATGACCTCCGCCCTGCTGTTTGCCGCAACGAACAACATCCTGCTTGCCTGCCTTGCTGCGGTGCTGATCATCATCGTGGTCGGCATAGTGTCGGAGCGCCTGGTGATCTGGCCGTTGCGGCGGCCAAACGCCTTGCTGATTACCTTGGTCAGCATCGGGCTCGCCATCTGCACGCGCAGCCTCGTGATGTTGGTTCTCGGCAAGAAGCCGGTCGGCTACCCGGGCTTTTCGTCGACGGCGACACTTGAGGTGGCCGGCATCACCGTGCAGACCCAAACCCTCTGGATCATCGGCGTAACGCTCGTCTTCTTGATCGCGATGCATCTCTTTTTCGAGCGTAGCATCATGGGCAAGGCCCTGCGCGCCGCGGCGGCCGACCGCGATGCCGCGGCCATCGTCGGCGTCCGCGTCGAGACGACGGTGATGCTGTCCTTCGCCATCGCCGCTTTGGCTGGCGCACTGGCCGGCGCCATCATCACGCCGCTGACCTTGTCGTCCTATGATCAGGGGGCGATGTTCGGCTTCAAAGGCTTCTCGGCCGCGATGCTGGGCGGCGTCGGCAGCCTGCCGGGCGCCATTGTCGGGGGCCTCGCACTGGGGCTGCTCGAAGCCTTCGGCAGCTTCTACATTTCCTCCGACTTCAAGGATGCGATCGCCTTTGCTGTGCTGCTGCTGATCCTGTTCGTTCGCCCGTCCGGGTTCCTGGGCCGTGCCGACGTGGTCAAGGTCTGA
- a CDS encoding ferritin-like domain-containing protein, which translates to MALSRDMSADQAFEVVQTLLDGPENRFPLTFNSDLPRIRELFHAATRNQWDPKTDVDWDQLKPEAYTDEQRYAARLYWSRRAWSEYGAISESPSLQLRFGLENRPSDMQLFFTIRSQEEARHAEVCHTMAEKLGGYIEKPVQQLFEGSVATHGVRRATLNADVPLEGIIAALVCTAEEIAFDVFKHLDDVTRDPVARQIVRFIMRDESRHCAFGWYFLEAICEQLTPEQKKMIENSVITMMEKVELNGYHSAWLAPENPASRSEVDADRITYEAGLGSTVEEEEKPVFVATVQRIREQMKPLGINLPPFSHPKLGTI; encoded by the coding sequence ATGGCGTTGTCTCGTGATATGTCGGCCGATCAGGCGTTCGAAGTCGTGCAGACCTTGCTCGATGGTCCGGAGAACCGGTTTCCGCTGACCTTCAATTCCGACCTGCCGCGTATTCGTGAACTCTTCCACGCCGCGACAAGGAACCAGTGGGATCCGAAAACCGACGTGGATTGGGACCAGCTCAAACCGGAGGCTTACACAGACGAGCAGCGCTATGCGGCGCGGCTCTACTGGAGCCGCCGGGCTTGGAGCGAATACGGCGCCATTTCCGAAAGCCCATCGCTCCAGCTCCGGTTCGGCCTGGAAAACCGGCCCTCGGACATGCAGCTCTTCTTCACGATCCGCTCGCAGGAAGAAGCGCGGCATGCCGAGGTCTGCCACACCATGGCGGAAAAGCTCGGCGGCTATATCGAGAAGCCGGTGCAACAGCTATTCGAGGGCTCGGTTGCGACGCATGGCGTGCGCCGTGCGACGCTGAATGCCGACGTGCCACTCGAAGGCATCATCGCGGCGCTGGTCTGCACCGCCGAGGAAATTGCTTTCGACGTGTTCAAGCACCTCGACGATGTAACGCGCGATCCTGTCGCGCGGCAGATCGTGCGCTTCATCATGCGCGACGAGTCGCGTCATTGCGCGTTCGGCTGGTACTTCCTCGAGGCGATCTGCGAGCAGCTCACGCCGGAGCAAAAGAAGATGATCGAGAACTCGGTCATCACGATGATGGAGAAGGTGGAGCTCAACGGCTACCACAGCGCCTGGCTCGCGCCGGAAAATCCCGCGTCCCGTTCGGAGGTCGATGCCGACCGCATCACATACGAGGCCGGTCTCGGCTCGACGGTCGAGGAAGAGGAAAAGCCGGTCTTCGTTGCCACCGTGCAGCGCATCCGCGAGCAGATGAAGCCGCTCGGCATTAATCTGCCCCCGTTCAGCCATCCGAAGCTTGGGACGATCTGA
- a CDS encoding ABC transporter substrate-binding protein: MTLGRRTFLQLIPGAAIAASGVRVGWAAEPLRVGSILSVTGPAAFLGEDMKAGLQLAVDEINAAGGINGRPIAWTFYDAESQTQKAISATRRLISQDKVEVIVSGGNMSGIALAMAPMAEAAKIPFISSEGALAIVTPVADRKWVFKSTVDDEDVLERIADYFDKKKIKKVALLADSSGFGQGAVTQMKKVAPRRNLDVMYETFDPADTDMLPQLTRIRDGGADAIICWTVTPAGVVFIKQAQQLGLDKKTLIHSYGFVSAHYMNLAGDAAKSILLASLKLPVGDQLSDSDPLKAGILKLFKNYQARFNRQASLYAAESYDAAMLAKEALIKVNGDVSKLPQGLEQIKNFAGTSGEFTFSPEKHSGLSKKDIVLVNWRDGRFNLVDYD; this comes from the coding sequence GTGACTCTTGGAAGACGTACGTTCCTGCAACTGATCCCCGGCGCGGCGATTGCCGCTTCCGGCGTGCGTGTTGGCTGGGCCGCCGAACCCCTGCGGGTCGGCTCGATCCTGTCCGTGACCGGACCAGCCGCTTTTCTCGGCGAGGACATGAAGGCGGGCCTGCAACTCGCTGTCGACGAGATCAATGCCGCCGGCGGCATCAACGGCCGGCCGATCGCCTGGACCTTCTACGATGCGGAAAGCCAGACGCAGAAGGCGATTTCAGCGACGCGGCGTCTCATCAGCCAGGACAAGGTCGAGGTCATCGTCTCCGGCGGCAACATGAGCGGCATCGCGCTCGCGATGGCGCCGATGGCCGAAGCAGCCAAAATCCCGTTCATTTCCAGCGAGGGCGCGCTCGCGATTGTCACCCCCGTCGCCGATCGCAAATGGGTGTTCAAGAGCACCGTCGACGACGAAGACGTGCTCGAGCGGATTGCTGACTACTTCGACAAGAAGAAGATCAAGAAAGTCGCGTTGCTCGCGGATTCCAGCGGCTTCGGCCAGGGCGCCGTCACGCAGATGAAGAAGGTCGCGCCGCGCCGCAACCTCGACGTCATGTACGAGACGTTCGATCCGGCCGACACCGACATGCTGCCGCAACTGACGCGCATCCGCGACGGCGGCGCCGATGCAATCATCTGCTGGACCGTCACGCCCGCGGGCGTGGTGTTCATCAAGCAGGCGCAGCAGCTTGGCCTCGACAAGAAGACGCTGATTCACAGCTACGGCTTCGTCTCGGCCCACTACATGAACCTCGCCGGCGACGCCGCGAAATCGATCCTGCTTGCCAGCCTCAAGCTTCCGGTCGGCGACCAGTTGTCCGACAGCGATCCGCTCAAGGCGGGCATTCTCAAGCTGTTCAAAAACTATCAGGCCCGGTTCAATCGCCAGGCTAGCCTCTATGCGGCCGAGTCCTACGATGCGGCGATGCTCGCCAAAGAGGCGCTGATCAAAGTAAACGGCGACGTATCAAAGCTTCCGCAAGGCCTTGAGCAGATCAAGAACTTCGCGGGCACCAGCGGCGAATTCACGTTCTCGCCGGAGAAGCATTCCGGCCTGTCGAAGAAGGACATCGTGCTCGTCAACTGGCGCGACGGTCGCTTCAACCTGGTGGACTACGACTGA
- a CDS encoding GntR family transcriptional regulator has product MQDSTQSLALPEAEWAQPPLDRSSPLPLYAQIKQRLIGLILRWEQPDRRFYSDEQLCAFFCVSRDTVRQALSELVREGLLTRSRGLGTFVAVKKLEERFGPGMDFIQQWAAKGTPIQPTLLVFDRRGADEDVAAALEIEVGSPILFIKRTRAAARVPVAIDYRYLPADLVTDWDESSALGSPLHLLWRRLELRTGDFEIEAGIAGPEEVEYLHLPAGAPVLIRSLRYRDATNRLVMAGHTVHRADLVRYSLSVPLSREGVGTPREIDSSGVHND; this is encoded by the coding sequence ATGCAGGACTCGACCCAGAGCTTGGCGCTACCGGAGGCCGAATGGGCCCAGCCGCCGCTCGACCGGTCGTCGCCGTTGCCGCTTTATGCCCAAATAAAACAAAGGCTTATCGGACTGATTCTGCGCTGGGAGCAGCCGGATCGGCGCTTCTATTCCGATGAGCAGCTGTGTGCGTTCTTCTGCGTCTCGCGCGACACCGTGCGCCAGGCGCTCTCCGAACTGGTGCGCGAGGGGCTGCTCACGCGCAGCCGGGGGCTCGGCACTTTTGTCGCGGTCAAGAAGCTCGAAGAACGCTTCGGCCCGGGAATGGACTTCATCCAGCAATGGGCCGCCAAGGGCACGCCCATCCAACCGACGCTCCTGGTGTTCGACCGTCGCGGCGCAGACGAAGACGTCGCTGCTGCACTCGAAATCGAGGTCGGGTCTCCCATTCTCTTCATCAAGCGCACGCGTGCGGCCGCCCGCGTGCCTGTCGCCATCGACTATCGTTATCTGCCCGCCGATCTCGTCACCGATTGGGACGAAAGCTCCGCGCTTGGCTCACCGCTGCATCTGCTCTGGCGGCGCCTCGAGTTGCGCACCGGCGATTTCGAGATCGAAGCCGGCATCGCGGGTCCGGAAGAGGTCGAATACCTGCACCTTCCCGCCGGCGCGCCGGTGCTCATTCGTTCGCTGCGTTATCGCGATGCAACCAATCGCTTGGTGATGGCCGGCCACACCGTGCACCGCGCCGATCTTGTTCGATATTCGCTCAGTGTTCCGCTGTCGCGCGAAGGTGTGGGTACCCCGCGCGAGATCGACTCCAGCGGAGTGCATAACGACTGA